In a single window of the Penaeus chinensis breed Huanghai No. 1 chromosome 4, ASM1920278v2, whole genome shotgun sequence genome:
- the LOC125046774 gene encoding 6-phosphogluconate dehydrogenase, decarboxylating-like isoform X2 has translation MSEPCADIALIGLAVMGQNLILNMNDHGWVVVAHNRSVEKVDDFLANGAKGTKVIGAHSIEEMVAKLKKPRRVMMLVKAGAAVDSFIEKLVPLLEKGDIIIDGGNSEYQDTQRRCQYLAEKGLLYVGSGVSGGEEGARYGPSLMPGGHKEAWPHIKDIFQSIAARSNDEPCCDWVGEDGAGHYVKMVHNGIEYGDMQLICEAYHLMKSALDMTPDEMSEVFKEWNKGELDSFLIEITANILAFKDEDGKPLVEKIRDAAGQKGTGKWTAISGLDYGVPTTLIAESVFARCLSALKDERVKASSILDGPEETKFTGDKEEFIEQIRKALYASKIVSYAQGFMLLREAAAKFGWNLNYGGIALMWRGGCIIRSVFLGNIREAFEKNPQLNNLLIDDFFKEAVGKCQAGWRSVVAQGALLGIPTPALSSALAFYDGYRSGVLPANLIQAQRDYFGAHTYELAEAPGKFHHTNWTGTGGNVSATTYDA, from the exons cGCCGACATCGCCCTCATCGGCCTGGCCGTGATGGGTCAGAACCTGATCCTCAACATGAACGACCATGGCTGGGTCGTCGTGGCGCACAACCGCAGCGTGGAGAAGGTGGACGACTTCCTGGCCAACGGCGCTAAGGGCACCAAGGTGATCGGCGCCCACTCGATCGAGGAGATGGTCGCCAAGCTCAAGAAGCCTCGCAGGGTCATGATGCTCGTCAAGG CTGGTGCAGCCGTAGACAGTTTCATTGAGAAGCTGGTACCCCTCTTAGAGAAGGgagatattattattgatggagGAAATTCTGAATACCAAGACACACAGAGAAG GTGCCAGTACCTTGCTGAGAAAGGCCTGCTGTATGTTGGATCCGGAGTGTCTGGTGGAGAAGAGGGTGCCCGCTATGGCCCCTCCCTCATGCCCGGTGGACACAAGGAAGCTTGGCCTCACATAAAGGATATCTTCCAG AGTATTGCAGCAAGGTCAAATGATGAACCATGCTGTGACTGGGTTGGTGAGGATGGTGCTGGTCACTATGTTAAAATGGTGCACAACGGCATTGAGTACGGAGACATGCAACTCATCTGTGAAGCTTACCACCTCATGAAGTCTGCCTTGGACATGACCCCTGATGAGATGAGCGAG GTATTCAAGGAGTGGAACAAGGGAGAGCTTGATTCCTTCCTCATTGAAATCACTGCCAACATCCTGGCCTttaaggatgaggatg GCAAACCTCTTGTGGAAAAGATTCGCGATGCAGCTGGTCAGAAGGGAACTGGAAAGTGGACCGCTATTTCTGGGTTGGATTACGGTGTGCCAACCACGCTCATTGCCGAGTCTGTGTTTGCCAGATGCCTCTCAGCATTAAAG GATGAACGTGTAAAAGCCAGCAGCATCCTAGATGGACCAGAAGAAACAAAATTCACCGGTGATAAGGAGGAATTCATTGAACAGATTCGCAAG GCTCTGTATGCTAGCAAGATTGTATCATATGCCCAAGGCTTCATGCTTTTGAGAGAAGCAGCAGCCAAGTTTGGTTGGAATTTGAACTATGGAGGAATTGCTCTCATGTGGAGAGGAGGCTGCATTATCAGGAG cgTCTTCCTCGGCAACATCAGAGAGGCCTTTGAGAAGAACCCACAACTCAACAACCTACTCATCGATGACTTCTTCAAAGAGGCTGTTGGCAAGTGCCAGGCGGGATGGCGCTCTGTCGTTGCGCAGGGTGCTCTACTGGGTATTCCTACACCAGCACTCTCCTCTGCTCTGGCTTTCTACGATGGCTACCGGTCTGGTGTCCTCCCAGCAAATCTAATTCAG gcTCAACGTGACTACTTTGGAGCCCATACCTACGAGCTTGCAGAAGCCCCCGGCAAGTTCCACCACACCAACTGGACCGGCACAGGAGGCAATGTCTCTGCCACAACATATGATGCCTAA
- the LOC125046774 gene encoding 6-phosphogluconate dehydrogenase, decarboxylating-like isoform X1 produces MGNVPCRTIKTVTMQKIEPVADIALIGLAVMGQNLILNMNDHGWVVVAHNRSVEKVDDFLANGAKGTKVIGAHSIEEMVAKLKKPRRVMMLVKAGAAVDSFIEKLVPLLEKGDIIIDGGNSEYQDTQRRCQYLAEKGLLYVGSGVSGGEEGARYGPSLMPGGHKEAWPHIKDIFQSIAARSNDEPCCDWVGEDGAGHYVKMVHNGIEYGDMQLICEAYHLMKSALDMTPDEMSEVFKEWNKGELDSFLIEITANILAFKDEDGKPLVEKIRDAAGQKGTGKWTAISGLDYGVPTTLIAESVFARCLSALKDERVKASSILDGPEETKFTGDKEEFIEQIRKALYASKIVSYAQGFMLLREAAAKFGWNLNYGGIALMWRGGCIIRSVFLGNIREAFEKNPQLNNLLIDDFFKEAVGKCQAGWRSVVAQGALLGIPTPALSSALAFYDGYRSGVLPANLIQAQRDYFGAHTYELAEAPGKFHHTNWTGTGGNVSATTYDA; encoded by the exons cGCCGACATCGCCCTCATCGGCCTGGCCGTGATGGGTCAGAACCTGATCCTCAACATGAACGACCATGGCTGGGTCGTCGTGGCGCACAACCGCAGCGTGGAGAAGGTGGACGACTTCCTGGCCAACGGCGCTAAGGGCACCAAGGTGATCGGCGCCCACTCGATCGAGGAGATGGTCGCCAAGCTCAAGAAGCCTCGCAGGGTCATGATGCTCGTCAAGG CTGGTGCAGCCGTAGACAGTTTCATTGAGAAGCTGGTACCCCTCTTAGAGAAGGgagatattattattgatggagGAAATTCTGAATACCAAGACACACAGAGAAG GTGCCAGTACCTTGCTGAGAAAGGCCTGCTGTATGTTGGATCCGGAGTGTCTGGTGGAGAAGAGGGTGCCCGCTATGGCCCCTCCCTCATGCCCGGTGGACACAAGGAAGCTTGGCCTCACATAAAGGATATCTTCCAG AGTATTGCAGCAAGGTCAAATGATGAACCATGCTGTGACTGGGTTGGTGAGGATGGTGCTGGTCACTATGTTAAAATGGTGCACAACGGCATTGAGTACGGAGACATGCAACTCATCTGTGAAGCTTACCACCTCATGAAGTCTGCCTTGGACATGACCCCTGATGAGATGAGCGAG GTATTCAAGGAGTGGAACAAGGGAGAGCTTGATTCCTTCCTCATTGAAATCACTGCCAACATCCTGGCCTttaaggatgaggatg GCAAACCTCTTGTGGAAAAGATTCGCGATGCAGCTGGTCAGAAGGGAACTGGAAAGTGGACCGCTATTTCTGGGTTGGATTACGGTGTGCCAACCACGCTCATTGCCGAGTCTGTGTTTGCCAGATGCCTCTCAGCATTAAAG GATGAACGTGTAAAAGCCAGCAGCATCCTAGATGGACCAGAAGAAACAAAATTCACCGGTGATAAGGAGGAATTCATTGAACAGATTCGCAAG GCTCTGTATGCTAGCAAGATTGTATCATATGCCCAAGGCTTCATGCTTTTGAGAGAAGCAGCAGCCAAGTTTGGTTGGAATTTGAACTATGGAGGAATTGCTCTCATGTGGAGAGGAGGCTGCATTATCAGGAG cgTCTTCCTCGGCAACATCAGAGAGGCCTTTGAGAAGAACCCACAACTCAACAACCTACTCATCGATGACTTCTTCAAAGAGGCTGTTGGCAAGTGCCAGGCGGGATGGCGCTCTGTCGTTGCGCAGGGTGCTCTACTGGGTATTCCTACACCAGCACTCTCCTCTGCTCTGGCTTTCTACGATGGCTACCGGTCTGGTGTCCTCCCAGCAAATCTAATTCAG gcTCAACGTGACTACTTTGGAGCCCATACCTACGAGCTTGCAGAAGCCCCCGGCAAGTTCCACCACACCAACTGGACCGGCACAGGAGGCAATGTCTCTGCCACAACATATGATGCCTAA
- the LOC125046790 gene encoding uncharacterized protein LOC125046790: MSRSSKFDRRSALPVLYTRGTHYEVGFDIGRTFRAIIEDYLAASKPSHDSLLKQFSEEDGKTAYDVTLENLKTNFPQYIRELEGIADGARVPFQHLMVLHLVTSLRPGTHDLLTSATRPNLGCTSVSLNKDGEILLGHTEDAEAEMLNHLYIVEAEIIEEEAQGRWGFKREHFTALCYAGEVPGFCMGYNRHGIAFSVNVLRPRRIFSGKTPRHFLCRALLAADSMAAARRILQDAGVGAADGFSANVIHLAKDGGRAFHNFEVAPAKADGDESQVSVHVVERGQYFVHTNNYQHLNTEEHTEALVVTSSSSRLARAKVLPPPTTRELLVALLSDDEDPVHPVFRSQDPDFITTALGLFDVVKRKWTFWLQNPKAAAPLFSLPMTFDWDE, encoded by the exons ATGAGCCGGAGTTCGAAATTCGACCGACGCTCAGCTCTGCCCGTTCTGTACACTCGGGGAACGCATTATGAAGTTGGCTTTGACATT GGTCGAACGTTCCGAGCCATAATCGAGGACTACTTGGCCGCGAGCAAGCCTTCCCACGACTCGCTCCTCAAGCAGTTTAGCGAGGAGGACGGAAAGACTGCGTATGACGTAACTTTAGAGAATCTGAAG ACAAACTTCCCCCAGTACATCAGAGAGCTAGAAGGGATTGCAGATGGCGCTCGCGTGCCTTTCCAACAT CTGATGGTTCTGCATCTGGTGACAAGTCTCCGCCCCGGCACGCACGACCTGCTGACGTCGGCAACCAGGCCTAATCTCGGCTGCACGTCTGTCAGTCTCAACAAGGATGGAGAG ATCCTGCTCGGCCACACGGAGGACGCGGAGGCTGAGATGCTGAACCACTTGTACATCGTCGAGGCCGAGATCATCGAGGAGGAGGCTCAGGGTCGCTGGGGCTTCAAGAGGGAGCATTTCACGGCCTTGTGTTACGCCGGAGAAGTGCCTGGCTTCTGCATGGGTTACAACCGCCACGGCATCGCCTTCTCGGTCAACGTGCTGCGACCGCGCCGGATCTTCAGCGGGAAGACGc cgCGCCACTTCCTGTGCCGCGCCCTGCTCGCCGCGGACTCCATGGCAGCGGCCCGGCGGATCCTCCAGGACGCGGGCGTGGGCGCCGCCGACGGCTTCTCTGCCAACGTGATCCACCTGGCGAAGGACGGGGGGCGTGCCTTCCACAACTTCGAAGTCGCTCCGGCCAAGGCGGACGGCGACGAGAGCCAGGTGTCGGTTCACGTGGTGGAGAGAGGGCAGTACTTCGTCCACACGAATAA TTACCAACACCTCAACACCGAGGAGCACACCGAGGCCCTTGTagtcaccagcagcagcagccgaCTCGCCCGGGCCAAGGTCCTCCCGCCGCCGACGACCCGCGAACTCCTCGTGGCCCTCTTGTCTGACGACGAAGACCCTGTCCACCCCGTCTTCAGGAGCCAAGACCCAGATTTCATCACGACGGCGCTCG GTCTCTTCGACGTCGTGAAGCGAAAGTGGACCTTCTGGCTGCAGAATCCGAAGGCCGCTGCTCCTCTGTTCTCTTTGCCGATGACCTTTGACTGGGACGAGTAG